Genomic window (Eriocheir sinensis breed Jianghai 21 chromosome 57, ASM2467909v1, whole genome shotgun sequence):
AATAATGATACTTTACTTCAACCCAAATTTAAATCTTTCACCCTTGGACGGTTTGCTGAGAATTCGGCGAACCGTCCAGAGACCGCCGGCGAACTGTCTCGCAACCTAAAATTACACTCATTATCACCCGATTGACCTTCTTGACCTTTAGAACGTTATCTTGACTAATCCTGCCCCCACGGAGTCacaggagagagatgaaggtcaggagggaaggaggaaaagagagagagggaggagagaaaaaaagtcccTCCAATAGGCATAGAAATAcacatacctttctctctctctctctctccgaccttTATCGTGTGTTTGACCTTTTCAGAGGTGTGAGTGacctaggaagggagaggaaaaggtcaAGGAAtacacacctctctctccctgaccctccctGACCTTTATCGTATGTTTGACCTTTTCAGGGTGTGAGTGacctagaaagagagagaagaaggtcaAGGAAGAatggcggctgcggcggctggcgAGGAGAGTGTTCTGGTGAAGTTCGTGACCAAGCAAGAGCAGTGAGTGACCTTTCTtcattcaattattattattattattattattattattattattattattattattattattattattattacagtattacaattatctcttctcctcctcctcctcctcctcttcttcctctccttcttcttcttctttcaactATCATTATTAAtacccatcatctcctcctcctcctcctcctcctcttcttcttcttctacttctaacccccctccctccccccctcccaccccataGGTATGCAGTGTCTGGGGCCTCGGTCCTGGTCTCGACGGACAGCAACAACGCTAAGCTGAATGAACTCCTTAAAGCCTTCATAACacaaggtattattattattattattattattattattattattattattagggggggatgtatgtgtgtgtgtgtgtgtgtgtgtgtgtgtatggaaatctacatgtgtgtgtgtgcgcatataATAAGTctatatattgtgtgtgtatttaaattatcttcctcctcctcctcctcctcctcctcctctttctcttcctcctcctcctcctcctcctcttcttcaatcttccctttcttctttcattctatatccgttcattcctcctcctcctctttctcttcctttctcttcctaccttcttcctcctcctcctcctcctcctcctcctcctcctccccacaggcTCCACCAGGGTTGCCGCCGATCTACCAAGGTTCGACTTCGTGATTGAGGGGCAGCTCCTGGTTGGGCGGATCTCTGAGCGGCTGGAGGAGAGCGGAAGAGGATTGGAGGGAGTGGTTGAGGTGGAGTTTCTTGAGAGGCTTCCACCGCCCACCCCCAAGGATTCACTCCACCACGATGACTGGGTCTCGGCGGTTCATGCCTCGGAGGACTGGTGGGTATGGGGTCGGTTTGGGCGGAATCGGGTTGATGGTTGAGGTCGTGCCgatatatagctttttttttttttttttttatttatttatttatttattttttttttttactcaactcCACTCAACACCAAATCACCTCCATTCAACACCATTCACTTCCACTCCCCACTGCCTCTCaaaaccaccacaacaccactcaCCTCCACTCAACTCCAATCACCTCCACTCAACTCCAGTCACCTCCACTCAACACCAAATCACCTCCACTCAACACcaatcaccacctccactcaaCACCAATCACCTCCACTCACTCAACACCAATCACCTCCACTCACTCAACACCAAATCACCCCCACTCAacatcactcaccaccactcaacaccaaatCACCTCCACTCAACACCAAATCACCTCCACTCAACACcaatcaccacctccactcaaCACCAATCACCTCCACTCACTCAACACCAAATCACCTCCACTCAatatcactcaccaccactcaacaccaaatCACCTCCACTCAACATCACTCACCTCCACTCAACACCACTCACCTCCACTCACTCAACACCAAATCACCTCCACTCAatatcactcaccaccactcaacaccaaatCACCTCCACTCAACATCACTCACCTCCACTCAACACCACTCACCTCCGCTCACCACCACCAGGCTGCTGACGGGGTGCTACGACAACACCCTACACCTCTGGAGCATGGCGGGGCTGGCGGGGGGGCGGGGCGAGGGTGCGCACCGCATGACCATCCCCGCCCATCGCGCCCCGGTCAAGGCGGTCAGCTGGCTACAGACAGAGGGCCCACTGAGGTCATTtgtcaggtgaggaggaggaagaggaagagggagggaggtaaggaggaggaggaggagagggaagagggagggaggtaaggaggaggaggaggagagggaagagggagggaggtaaggaggaggaggaggagagggaagagggagggaggtaaggaggaggaggaggagagggaaggaagagagggaggaaacatttgaaatatttgaaacattttattatacttgcaatttgtatatacattggaggaggaggaggaggagggaaagagagggaggagagaggggagagattgAAAGGgtaaaagagaaaatggggagggagaggaaggaaggaaagagagagagagagaggaggaggaggaggtggaagtggggaagagagggaggagggaaagagagaaaagaggaggaggaaaggattgagagggagagagataggaagagagagagaaaggaggaagtggaggagagagagagaagggagagaaaggaaggagagaagagagagggaaggattgagagagagagagagagagagagagagagagagagagagagagagagagagagagagagagagagagagagagatgatatactTTCCATCACAATTAAACCACTTACCATAATTACTACCCCTCATTAAcatcattcccccccccccccccatagcaCCTCCATCGACCAGACCGCCGTGGTGTGGGTGTGGCGGAGCGCAACCAATTCGGTGGAGTGCGTCAGTGAGTGCTATGGACACACCCAGAGCGTGGAGTGCGTGGCTGTGGACGACCGCAAGGAGTATTTTGCCACGGGGAGCTGGGACAACCTGCTCAAGATATGGActgttggtgagagagagagagagagagagagagagagagagagagagagtgtgtgtgtgtgt
Coding sequences:
- the LOC126984384 gene encoding ribosome biogenesis protein WDR12 homolog: MAAAAAGEESVLVKFVTKQEQYAVSGASVLVSTDSNNAKLNELLKAFITQGSTRVAADLPRFDFVIEGQLLVGRISERLEESGRGLEGVVEVEFLERLPPPTPKDSLHHDDWVSAVHASEDWLLTGCYDNTLHLWSMAGLAGGRGEGAHRMTIPAHRAPVKAVSWLQTEGPLRSFVSTSIDQTAVVWVWRSATNSVECVSECYGHTQSVECVAVDDRKEYFATGSWDNLLKIWTVANQEKKEGEEEEEEEGGGGEERKRRKSTKPRKKTPLVTLDGHSESVGGVAWTGGGGGEVATASWDHTLRVWDVELGGVKGQVVGNCAFFCVSWSPLARTLLAGCADRHIRMYDPRLTEGSVVQQKFTSHTKWVPSVRWSTTSPNLFVSGGHDNLIKVWDVRSPKAPLYDLTGHDDKVLAVDWTHPGYVVSGGADCTTKVFDTAVRREAEAAAAAGAPV